The DNA segment GCTTATTGTATCTGATATGGATGGAACATTATTAAATGAAAAAATGAAAGTTTCTGAAACAAATGCCAATGCTATTAAAGCGGCTATGAAACAAGGGATCCATTTTATGGTTGCAACAGGACGCGGCTTTACTGAAGCTCATCCTTTGCTTGAAGAAGTGGGCATTAACTGTTCATTCATCACTTTAAATGGAGCTCAAGTATATAACGAAGAAGGTAAAGTAATCCAAAATATTGGAATTGATAAGAAAACTGTTCATGAAATCGTTTCTGAAATAAAGAAAAGAAATCTGTATTGTGAGATGACGACATCAAATGGAATTTATTCAGATAATAAAGCTAAGCGTATTGAGTCTGTAGCTTCTTTGTTATATGAAACTAACCCGGATACGACTTACAAAATGGCTGTTGTTTTAGCAGCTGCCCGTTTAGAAATTATGAACATCAATTATGTTGAGGATTACGAACAACTTGTACATGATGATTCCATTGAAATTTTAAAAGTCATTGCCTTTAGTGATGAGGGTCGTAAGGTCCTTGGTCCACTTACTGAGGACCTTGAAAAATCTGGAACCCTTGCTGTTACAGCTTCTTTTGTTAATAATATTGAAATCAATAACATTAACGCACAAAAAGGGATCGCTCTTGAAGATGCTGCAAAAAAATTAAATATCCCACTTGAAAATATCATGACTCTTGGCGATAACTTTAATGATGTTTCCATGTTAAAAGTAGCTGGCTATAGTTTTGCTATGGAAAATGCTGAGGAAGAAGTTAAAACATATGCAAAATACCGCACAACCAGTAATAACAGCGATGGAGTAGCACATGCTATTACATTGGCTTTAAACAACAACTTGGAATCAGCTAAAGCTCCAAGTATCATGGAAAACGTAGAATAAAGATGATTTCCTTAGATATTCATTGATGTAATTGAAACGTAACGGTTTGCTTTCTTTTTTCGTCATTAGTAGTAGGCTTATATTCACTTCGCCCACCTACTGAATGAAGGGAGAGTCTAATATGGATGCAAGTACACAATGGTTTTCTGCTGTAATAGAAATGGTCGGTAATGTTGGTTTTCCTATCTTTATCGCCTTTTTTCTACTCCAGCGCATGGAAACCAAACTTGATGACGTTGTTAAAGCTCTGCACGAACTAAGTCAAGTCATTAAGTCAGCGGAATAAAAAAGAACCCGCCGTGAAAAACGGTGGGTTCTTTTTTATTCCGTTTCGCGATTTTTTTTGGTATAATTAATACAAATATTCATCCGCTTAATTTATCATTAGAGGAGCGTTCAATATGGTACTTTTGTATATGAAACAAGAATACGTTTCAAAACAAGAAAAAATCCTCGTAAAAAATGAACAAGGCATAGACGTGTATCTGATTTCAGGTAAGTGGGGCAGAGTCGGCGACAGTATATCTTTATATGCTATGGACGGAACTTTGCTTGTAGAATTCAAACAAACCGTACTCTCCTTATTTCCTAAATTTGATATTTATGTGCAAAATAAAAAAATAGGCTCGATAGCGAAACATCGTACTTTAAAGATGGTTTATTTTAAAGTTACTCCATTAAATTGGGTTGTAACTGGAGACTTTTATAATCATCATTATTTTGTACGCTGCGAGGATCAACTTATTATGGAATTGGATAAAGCTTATACATCCTTTGGAGACTATTATAGGTTATCTGTCCCAGAAGCCCAGCATGCCCCCATTTGTTTGTGTATTGCTTTGATTGTTGATAATCTCACTCTAACACGTTTGCCTAAACCATCTCCAAGAAAAGTTAGTCGAGCTCTCCAATCTTTTTAACTTACGAAAAAAGCATTGATCTGATTTAATTTTTACAGATCAATGCTTTTTTCAATTCACATTCCATTGCATATGATCGTACAAATGATTACCTAAAGTACATTCCCAAGACTTTTTAAAGCCTATTTTAAGGTAAAGTTGTTGTGCCTTTTTATTTTGTTGATCGCAATTCAATCCAATAACCTGTTCATTTTCTGCCATTGCAATAGTAGGCAATGCCTCTATCAATTCTGTTGCCACCCCTTGCCCTCTAAAGTTCTCATCCGTCACTAGAGAATCTAAGTACCACTCTCCCTTAATTGTTTCAGCATCTTTAAATAGTGGTTCCACTATCCCGTATTCTTTTAATTTTTCATTTAATGGTTCATCAATTACAGCTTCCAACTCGCCTTTGTAACCAAAACATACTCCCGCTCTTTTTCCATCGCGGACACAGATAAATGCACGACTGTAACTATAACGATAATTTTTATTTTCCATAGCTTTTTTCATCATATTTTTTAAGCTAATAGAATCTATTTCTTTTAGCAATGGCAGCTCCATGTCTTCTAAAATAATCCATACCCATTCTACTAATTGATCTATATCTGAAAGTTCAGCTTTTCGAATCATTTTCCTACCTACTTTCTTTAGAGTAATTCCCATTTCTATCATAGCGAATTAGAGATACCCATTCAACTATTTAATCTATGCAAAAGAACACATGCATGTCAGAACATATCACACAAGAATATTACATTATTGTTGCAATCGAGTTAAAC comes from the Carnobacterium sp. 17-4 genome and includes:
- a CDS encoding Cof-type HAD-IIB family hydrolase — its product is MIELIVSDMDGTLLNEKMKVSETNANAIKAAMKQGIHFMVATGRGFTEAHPLLEEVGINCSFITLNGAQVYNEEGKVIQNIGIDKKTVHEIVSEIKKRNLYCEMTTSNGIYSDNKAKRIESVASLLYETNPDTTYKMAVVLAAARLEIMNINYVEDYEQLVHDDSIEILKVIAFSDEGRKVLGPLTEDLEKSGTLAVTASFVNNIEINNINAQKGIALEDAAKKLNIPLENIMTLGDNFNDVSMLKVAGYSFAMENAEEEVKTYAKYRTTSNNSDGVAHAITLALNNNLESAKAPSIMENVE
- a CDS encoding YvrJ family protein; this translates as MDASTQWFSAVIEMVGNVGFPIFIAFFLLQRMETKLDDVVKALHELSQVIKSAE
- a CDS encoding LURP-one-related/scramblase family protein, with protein sequence MVLLYMKQEYVSKQEKILVKNEQGIDVYLISGKWGRVGDSISLYAMDGTLLVEFKQTVLSLFPKFDIYVQNKKIGSIAKHRTLKMVYFKVTPLNWVVTGDFYNHHYFVRCEDQLIMELDKAYTSFGDYYRLSVPEAQHAPICLCIALIVDNLTLTRLPKPSPRKVSRALQSF
- a CDS encoding GNAT family N-acetyltransferase, which gives rise to MIRKAELSDIDQLVEWVWIILEDMELPLLKEIDSISLKNMMKKAMENKNYRYSYSRAFICVRDGKRAGVCFGYKGELEAVIDEPLNEKLKEYGIVEPLFKDAETIKGEWYLDSLVTDENFRGQGVATELIEALPTIAMAENEQVIGLNCDQQNKKAQQLYLKIGFKKSWECTLGNHLYDHMQWNVN